A single Anopheles funestus chromosome 2RL, idAnoFuneDA-416_04, whole genome shotgun sequence DNA region contains:
- the LOC125760771 gene encoding mucin-5AC-like isoform X1, whose protein sequence is MDRNMTQASGSMTQNGITTNTTSSQTSAASQMSNYNNMTTFTQGSNGQGSNSASSSSSSSSSSSSSSSSSSSSSSSSSSSSGGNNQYNNQGSGGQWNNQNQGSSGNNQWNNQGSGNNNQWNNQNQGQNNQWNNNNQGQSNNNQWNNQNQGQNNQWSNQNQGQNNNNQWNNQNQGSNGQWQNQNQGSGGNNQWNNQNQGQSSNNQWNNQNQGQNNQWNNQNQGQSSSNQWNNNNQGQNNQWSNQNQGQNNNNQFNNQNQGQNNQGQDNSNQWSNQNQGQNNQWNNQNQGQNSNNQGNNSNQGQNNQWSNQNQGQNSNNQGNNNNQGQNNQWSNQNQGQNSNNQGNNSNQGQNNQWSNQNQGQNSNNQGNNSNQGQNNQWSNQNQGQNSNNQGNNNNQGQNNQWNNQNQGQNNNNQWNNNNQGQNNQFSNQNQGQNNNNQWNNNNQGQNNQWNNQNQQSNSNTQWNNQSQSESHQTSTQTQNSTSTNQWNNQNQGQNQEFNNQNQGQNSNNQWSNQNQGQNQQSNNQNQGSNNNNQSSNNIQGQNQQTNNQNQGSNSNNQNQSQNNNNNQGSNQNQNQGHNNNSSNQSSNNQNNQASSGSTQTNESNQQNTTNNQQSSGNQDINTQSPTSSTTIAPQTTSTEAPLEASSTTITTTTATTPEMQSTTMTTAEQMTTTTSTAAPTAPTATTPATTQSITTEPTTPSTPSTPSSTEAVSSTQSPSSVTSSQSVPTSSETPATTQSTTSTTTTTTQTTSSSSSTATEPSTMQVTTTEEPAKTTTVASSTTQTPTTLAQSTQSSSASESTTTPPHTTPTQVSEASVTQTFINTTTESSPETSSVESSETTSPTQTTTPREESPMTTVTVPVENRPEITESTTLTPETTQHSENNTQETSTQHSTTHSSSTQEQSNTEPSTTTVAEASTKEPSTEQSTVTEESTTLTVPTQETSTLSSSTTTQSTPAPTEANTTLENTTTPEPTTTQTTTTSPSATASSSAETSTEAPTTQPIHTTQSSTASSSKEPTTTTQATPSSTQTTTMLTTIVMQSTQSTTNLSSSAQPSSTTQGPSTASTTGSSGSTTSSQPSASGPAPACTEDGFMGDPNDCKKFYRCVSNGNGQFTRYEFRCGDGTVWDDSAGSCNHDWAVQDGRCGKTNGQGSGPQGGSPNGPTENGSGPTSTSKPTEGPNGPNGPDGPNGVPNGPDGGPNGPDGPNGGPNGPDGPNGGPNGPDGGPNGPDGPNGGPNGPDGPGGPNGPDGPNGPDGPNGPEEPTESKGPDGQNQTNGPEESTTAGQQSTTVPPCQTTTTTQTPSVPAGSNGVCEQEGFMEHPTNCKKFYRCVDNGNGGYDRYEFTCGPGTVWDNDILACNHPTSVQNSKCGTGGETASSQPPGSSSGPGNTYLPPAQSSTESMPSTTEQAMSSLEPESLTTGATEAASQETTSGTSSTTASPESATSTSEAPKEETSSSAQEQTTETQSQTEASKGETTANSQEQTTESQSQTSTTVAGDSSTTPEGATETSTMPSSEGCDSEGFKPHPTNCKMFYRCVDNGKGGYTKYEFTCSEGTGWDESKQACNYEYEIPNCGADRPPEPEPEPSGTDMTTGSSDGTTAATDATTTQAQTDGTTSGQETTTAKQDTTTAPAQETTTTPAEQQATTTTEASQETTTAPSDSTTAAASTQETTTTTGQEMTTSGEVASEMTTAQGQETTTSASEMTTENSQQQTTTMSSSSSSGECTEEGFMGNPDDCRKFYRCVDNGKGGYNKYDFTCGEGTAWDQALQTCNHENVVEMCGGQTGNTSNNTNQTQSSSTTTTTTSTTASTTISTTTTTTTQAPSTTTTTTTQAPSTTASTTSTTQTPTTTTTQSTTSTTSTTTTSSAPSSTTSSSTSSSSSTTQSMQSSSESTTERMKASSSSTTPVNCTEAGYFPNPDDCTKFYRCVDWDGMGENFSVFHFDCPEGTIWDPAVNTCNHEDSVQPPRNCSKSAPAETTESNAESTTSVTEEPGSTTEAAQMTTAQQTEATTAASSQQETTTDSMSSETTAAGKEETTTQAQMMTTTEGTGQETTTAAAQETTEATTMTEASQETTTAATNETTTMAAQESTTMAAQESTTMPAQETTTMAAQESTTTAAQETTTMGAQESTTMAAQETTTMAAQETTTMAAQETTTMGAQETTTMAGQESTTASGQQETTTASGGEQETTTMAQSEMTTEAAGQEQTTEGMESTTEPASQECPAGCMSSCPPVDEDQERFVCPTGFKRHPKNCNLFYQCTEKPNSYDYSIVVFSCPNDTVYQEDRTQCTEPAEGDDRCKAANLRSQLRNTRQLPVMQLGSMEPLCPTDGHFAIDDQKCSSTFLRCTQGRSGLQPNMYRCPKGYVYWRVSRRCERVQKIPECQTTPMQERSELPVEWINIGNRRRSLF, encoded by the exons ATGGACAGAAACATGACCCAGGCCAGTGGGTCGATGACTCAGAATGGTATCACTACAAATACTACCAGCTCCCAGACGTCTGCGGCTAGTCAAATGAGCAATTACAATAATATGACAACTTTCACGCAAGGTTCTAACGGTCAGGGTTCAAACAGCGCGAGCAGCTCTAGTTCGAGTTCGAGTAgttcaagcagcagcagcagtagtagtagcagtagtagtagttccAGCTCCAGCAGTTCCGGTGGTAACAATCAATATAATAATCAAGGATCTGGTGGACAATGGAACAACCAGAACCAGGGATCTAGTGGTAATAATCAGTGGAATAATCAAGGATCTGGTAACAATAATCAATGGAACAATCAAAATCAAGGACAAAATAACCAATGGAATAACAATAATCAAGGtcaaagcaacaacaatcaGTGGAATAATCAAAATCAAGGACAAAACAACCAGTGGAGCAATCAAAATCAAGggcaaaataacaacaaccaaTGGAATAACCAAAACCAAGGTTCTAACGGACAGTggcaaaatcaaaaccaagGATCTGGAGGAAACAATCAATGGAACAACCAGAATCAAGGTCAAAGTAGCAACAACCAATGGAATAATCAAAATCAAGGTCAGAATAATCAATGGAATAATCAAAACCAAGGCCAAAGTAGCAGTAACCAATGGAATAATAACAATCAAGGACAAAATAACCAGTGGAGTAATCAAAACCAGggtcaaaataataataatcagtTCAACAACCAGAATCAGGGTCAAAATAATCAGGGACAAGACAATAGTAACCAGTGGAGTAATCAAAACCAAGGTCAAAATAATCAATGGAACAACCAGAATCAAGGTCAAAATAGTAACAACCAGGGAAACAATAGTAATCAAGGACAAAACAACCAATGGAGCAACCAGAATCAAG GTCAAAATAGTAACAACCaaggaaacaataataatcaaGGGCAAAACAATCAATGGAGCAACCAGAATCAAG GTCAAAATAGTAACAACCAGGGAAACAATAGTAATCAAGGACAAAACAACCAATGGAGCAACCAGAATCAAGGTCAAAATAGTAACAACCAGGGAAACAATAGTAATCAAGGACAAAACAACCAATGGAGCAACCAGAATCAAGGGCAAAATAGTAACAACCAGGgaaacaataataatcaaGGGCAAAACAACCAATGGAACAACCAGAATCAAG gtcaaaataacaacaaccaaTGGAACAATAATAATCAGGgccaaaataatcaatttagcAACCAAAATCAAGgtcaaaataacaacaaccagTGGAACAACAATAATCAGGGCCAAAATAACCAATGGAACAATCAAAATCAACAATCGAACAGTAATACTCAATGGAATAACCAGAGTCAAAGTGAGAGTCATCAAACAAGCACGCAAACACAAAACTCTACCAGTACCAATCAATGGAATAATCAAAATCAGGGACAAAACCAAGAATTTAACAACCAGAATCAAGGCCAGAACAGTAATAATCAATGGAGCAACCAGAATCAGGGTCAAAACCAACAGTCGAACAATCAGAACCAGGGATCTAATAATAACAACCAATCGAGCAATAATATTCAAGGCCAAAATCAGCAAACTAATAATCAAAATCAAGGATCAAATAGTAACAATCAAAATCAAAGTCagaacaacaataacaaccaaGGCTCAAATCAAAACCAGAACCAagggcacaacaacaacagttcaAATCAAAGctccaacaaccaaaacaatcaGGCGTCCTCCGGATCAACGCAAACAAATGAAAGTAATCAACAGAACACAACGAATAATCAACAATCTTCTGGAAATCAAGACATCAATACTCAGAGTCCTACTTCTTCTACCACTATTGCTCCACAAACAACTTCCACGGAAGCTCCACTAGAGGCTAGTTCCACAACGATAACAACGACCACTGCCACTACTCCAGAAATGCAATCTACAACAATGACCACTGCTGAACAGATGACAACAACTACATCTACTGCTGCTCCAACTGCTCCAACAGCTACTACTCCCGCAACAACACAATCAATTACAACTGAACCAACAACACCTTCTACTCCTAGTACTCCGTCGTCTACAGAAGCAGTTTCCTCAACACAGTCCCCTAGTAGTGTAACTTCTTCCCAGAGTGTACCAACTAGCTCTGAAACACCGGCTACTACACAAAGTACAACTAGCACAACTACCACAACCACACAAACCACATCATCGTCTAGTAGCACCGCTACCGAACCATCCACAATGCAAGTTACCACTACAGAGGAACCTGCGAAAACAACTACTGTTGCTTCCTCAACAACACAAACTCCTACCACACTGGCACAAAGCACACAATCATCTAGTGCTAGTGAATCTACTACTACACCGCCACACACTACACCAACACAAGTTTCGGAAGCGTCAGTCACACAAACATTCATAAACACAACAACAGAATCTAGTCCGGAAACTTCATCGGTTGAAAGTTCCGAAACAACTTCacccacacaaacaaccaCACCACGTGAGGAGTCACCCATGACTACCGTCACTGTACCCGTAGAAAATCGCCCAGAAATTACCGAATCTACCACACTCACACctgaaacaacacaacacagtgAAAACAATACACAAGAAACCTCTACACAACATTCCACTACCCATTCTTCTAGCACACAGGAACAATCAAATACAGAGCCATCGACGACAACAGTCGCTGAAGCAAGCACAAAGGAACCCAGCACCGAACAATCCACGGTGACGGAAGAGTCCACCACACTTACCGTACCTACGCAAGAAACAAGCACTCTCTCGTCTTCAACCACAACACAATCTACACCAGCTCCTACGGAAGCAAACACTACACTTGAAAACACAACCACACCAGAACCCACCACTACACAAACAACCACCACGAGTCCTTCGGCTACTGCTTCTAGTTCGGCAGAAACGAGCACAGAAGCACCAACTACACAACCGATACACACTACACAATCATCTACAGCATCTTCTTCCAAAgaaccaacaacaaccacacaaGCTACACCTTCaagcacacaaacaaccaCAATGCTCACAACAATCGTTATGCAAAGTACTCAGTCCACAACCAATCTCTCTTCTTCAGCACAACCATCAAGTACTACGCAGGGACCGTCCACTGCGTCAACCACCGGCAGCTCTGGCTCTACCACTAGTAGCCAACCATCAGCATCTGGACCTGCTCCTGCATGTACAGAGGATGGCTTCATGGGTGATCCGAACGATTGTAAGAAGTTCTACCGTTGTGTCTCGAATGGCAATGGTCAATTTACGCGATACGAATTCCGCTGCGGAGATGGAACTGTATGGGATGATAGTGCTGGCAGTTGCAACCATGACTGGGCCGTACAGGATGGACGATGCGGTAAGACAAATGGACAAGGATCGGGACCACAGGGTGGATCTCCGAACGGGCCTACTGAAAATGGCAGTGGACCTACCAGCACGAGTAAACCAACCGAGGGGCCAAACGGTCCAAATGGACCAGATGGACCAAACGGTGTACCAAATGGACCTGATGGAGGACCAAATGGACCAGATGGACCAAACGGAGGGCCAAATGGACCAGATGGACCAAACGGTGGACCAAATGGACCTGATGGAGGACCAAATGGACCAGATGGACCAAACGGAGGGCCAAATGGACCTGATGGACCTGGTGGACCTAATGGACCTGACGGACCTAATGGACCTGACGGACCTAATGGACCTGAAGAACCAACTGAATCTAAAGGTCCGGAtggacaaaatcaaacaaacggaCCCGAAGAATCCACTACTGCCGGACAACAGTCAACTACAGTTCCACCGTGCcaaactaccaccaccacccaaaCGCCCTCAGTACCTGCAGGAAGTAACGGTGTATGCGAACAAGAAGGATTTATGGAACATCCAACGAATTGTAAAAAGTTCTATCGTTGCGTCGACAACGGCAACGGTGGATACGATCGTTACGAGTTCACCTGCGGTCCCGGTACCGTTTGGGATAATGACATTCTTGCCTGTAACCATCCAACATCGGTCCAAAATTCCAAATGTGGAACTGGAGGAGAAACGGCATCCTCTCAGCCTCCGGGTAGTTCGTCTGGTCCAGGAAATACCTATCTGCCTCCAGCACAATCCTCTACCGAATCTATGCCAAGTACTACGGAGCAAGCAATGAGTAGTCTGGAACCGGAATCTCTTACCACAGGTGCTACAGAGGCAGCTAGTCAGGAAACAACTAGCGGTACAAGTAGCACAACGGCATCACCAGAATCAGCAACTTCAACTTCCGAAGCACCCAAGGAAGAAACTTCGTCCTCCGCTCAAGAACAAACTACAGAAACTCAAAGTCAAACAGAAGCTTCCAAGGGAGAAACCACAGCAAACTCTCAAGAGCAGACAACCGAGTCCCAGAGTCAAACATCCACTACCGTGGCGGGAGATTCCTCCACCACGCCTGAAGGTGCTACCGAGACTTCAACAATGCCCTCATCGGAAGGATGCGATTCGGAAGGATTTAAGCCTCATCCGACCAACTGTAAGATGTTCTACCGCTGTGTCGATAATGGCAAAGGTGGTTACACGAAGTACGAGTTCACTTGCTCGGAGGGCACAGGTTGGGACGAAAGCAAACAAGCATGTAACTACGAGTACGAAATTCCAAACTGTGGTGCTGACCGTCCACCAGAGCCAGAACCCGAGCCAAGCGGTACGGACATGACGACTGGAAGCAGTGATGGTACCACCGCTGCAACAGACGCTACAACGACACAAGCACAAACAGATGGTACTACTTCCGGTCAAGAGACTACAACTGCCAAGCAAGACACGACGACAGCTCCAGCACAGGAAACCACTACGACTCCGGCAGAACAGCAAGCAACAACTACAACAGAGGCCAGCCAAGAAACGACCACAGCTCCCAGCGATTCAACTACCGCTGCTGCATCGACTCAGGAAACGACGACCACCACCGGACAGGAAATGACTACATCCGGCGAAGTGGCATCTGAAATGACAACTGCACAGGGTCAGGAAACGACCACCTCTGCTAGTGAAATGACTACCGAAAACTCGCAGCAACAGACTACTACTATGAGTAGCTCCTCTTCTTCGGGCGAATGTACTGAGGAAGGTTTTATGGGTAATCCGGACGATTGCCGCAAGTTCTACCGCTGTGTAGACAATGGCAAGGGTGGATACAATAAGTATGATTTCACTTGCGGCGAAGGTACCGCATGGGATCAGGCACTGCAAACATGTAATCATGAGAATGTTGTTGAAATGTGCGGCGGACAGACAGGTAACACTAGCAATAACACTAATCAAAcacaatcatcatcaacaacaaccacaaccacATCTACTACTGCTTCTACTACTATttccactactactactactaccacacAAGCTCCTtccaccaccactactactaccacacAAGCTCCTTCTACAACCGCTTCTACCACTAGCACCACCCAAACACCCACTACCACCACTACACAAAGCACAAcctccaccacctccaccaccaccacttccTCCGCACCTTCATCAACAACTtcatcatcaacttcatcatcttcatcaaccACCCAAAGCATGCAATCCTCGTCCGAATCCACCACTGAACGCATGAAAGCTTCTTCATCCTCCACAACGCCTGTCAACTGTACGGAGGCTGGATACTTTCCGAATCCGGACGACTGTACCAAGTTCTATCGCTGCGTTGACTGGGACGGTATGGGTGAAAACTTTTCCGTCTTTCACTTCGACTGCCCCGAGGGTACCATTTGGGATCCCGCTGTAAATACCTGCAATCACGAGGACAGTGTCCAGCCACCCCGCAATTGTTCCAAATCTGCACCAGCGGAAACAACTGAATCGAACGCTGAATCAACCACCTCTGTTACAGAAGAACCAGGCTCTACGACCGAAGCCGCCCAAATGACGACAGCCCAGCAAACGGAAGCAACGACTGCGGCCAGTAGCCAACAGGAGACGACTACCGATTCTATGAGTTCCGAAACGACGGCTGCCGGGAAGGAAGAAACCACAACTCAGGCACAAATGATGACTACCACAGAGGGAACGGGCCAGGAAACGACAACAGCGGCCGCGCAAGAAACTACCGAAGCAACCACGATGACTGAAGCATCCCAGGAAACTACCACCGCGGCAACGAACGAGACAACAACGATGGCTGCCCAGGAATCTACTACGATGGCTGCACAGGAATCCACCACGATGCCTGCTCAAGAGACAACAACAATGGCTGCCCAAGAATCAACTACGACGGCCGCTCAGGAGACAACGACAATGGGTGCCCAAGAATCTACTACGATGGCCGCTCAGGAAACAACGACAATGGCAGCACAAGAAACGACAACGATGGCCGCTCAGGAGACAACTACAATGGGTGCACAAGAAACGACGACAATGGCTGGTCAAGAATCTACCACAGCCAGTGGCCAACAGGAAACAACTACAGCCTCTGGTGGTGAGCAAGAGACGACAACCATGGCACAATCTGAGATGACCACCGAAGCTGCCGGGCAGGAGCAAACAACCGAGGGTATGGAATCGACTACGGAACCAGCTTCCCAGGAATGTCCAGCAGGGTGCATGAGCTCGTGCCCACCAGTCGATGAGGATCAGGAACGTTTCGTGTGTCCGACCGGATTCAAACGTCACCCGAAGAATTGCAACCTGTTCTACCAGTGTACGGAGAAACCGAACAGCTACGACTACAGCATCGTCGTGTTCAGCTGTCCAAATGATACCGTTTATCAGGAGGATCGAACACAGTGTACAGAACCTGCTGAGGGAGATGATCGTTGCAAGGCAGCTAATCTGCGATCACAGCTGCGTAACACGCGCCAGCTGCCAGTA ATGCAGCTTGGCTCAATGGAACCGCTCTGTCCAACCGATGGCCATTTCGCGATCGACGATCAAAAGTGCAGCTCGACGTTCCTGCGCTGTACCCAAGGACGGTCTGGCCTTCAGCCGAACATGTACCGCTGTCCGAAGGGTTACGTTTACTGGCGAGTTAGCCGTCGCTGTGAACGTGTCCAGAAGATCCCCGAGTGTCAAACGACACCGATGCAGGAACGCTCGGAACTTCCGGTCGAATGGATCAACATCGGCAATCGACGCCGAAGCTTGTTCTAG